Proteins encoded by one window of Rutidosis leptorrhynchoides isolate AG116_Rl617_1_P2 chromosome 7, CSIRO_AGI_Rlap_v1, whole genome shotgun sequence:
- the LOC139857185 gene encoding uncharacterized protein, with amino-acid sequence MESGMLFEALLESQRLAFSSDAFNSPWGSKSFHGEKTNTKKTLSGEHEKEENSNDDSDNSLRQPGKKRRLSVDQVQFLEKSFEEENKLEPERKIQLAKELNLQPRQVAIWFQNRRARCKTKQLEKDYEVLNTSYDKLKSELDCLQKQNDNLKHEVQMLKEKLHQRGKNSNSNEFPINELDSNSQGPNSNPNQNPVSIQNWSNEPNMVICKQEYANSVSTKSDIVDSYSPEGNHSSFLEPCDSSNVFENQSDFSQDEEDNLTILGCPKIEYESYIDPNDGSLGCHTEHQPFWLWP; translated from the exons ATGGAAAGTGGAATGTTGTTTGAAGCTTTGCTCGAAAGTCAAAGGCTTGCTTTCTCTTCTGATGCCTTTAACTCTCCATGGGGTTCCAAATCTTTTCATG GAGAGAAAACAAATACAAAGAAGACGCTTTCAGGGGAACATGAAAAGGAGGAAAACTCGAATGACGACTCCGATAACTCTCTCCGGCAACCGGGTAAGAAAAGACGATTAAGCGTTGATCAAGTTCAGTTTCTTGAAAAAAGTTTTGAGGAGGAAAATAAGCTTGAACCAGAGAGGAAAATTCAGCTTGCAAAAGAGCTTAATTTGCAGCCTAGACAAGTTGCAATATGGTTTCAAAATCGTCGAGCGAGATGCAAGACGAAACAGCTCGAAAAAGATTACGAAGTCTTAAATACGAGTTATGATAAACTCAAATCGGAGCTTGATTGCCTCCAAAAACAGAATGACAATCTGAAACATGAG GTTCAAATGCTCAAAGAAAAGTTACATCAAAGGGGTAAAAATTCAAATTCGAATGAATTTCCCATAAACGAATTGGATTCAAATTCTCAAGGACCAAATTCGAATCCTAATCAAAATCCCGTGTCAATTCAAAATTGGAGCAATGAACCAAATATGGTTATATGCAAGCAAGAATATGCGAATTCAGTTTCAACAAAAAGTGACATTGTGGATTCATATAGTCCGGAGGGAAACCATTCTTCATTTCTAGAGCCTTGTGATTCTTCAAATGTATTCGAAAACCAATCCGATTTCTCCCAAGATGAAGAAGATAACTTGACTATTCTTGGGTGTCCAAAGATAGAGTACGAGTCATATATTGACCCGAATGATGGTTCTTTAGGATGCCATACTGAACATCAACCCTTTTGGCTTTGGCCTTGA